The Meriones unguiculatus strain TT.TT164.6M chromosome 18, Bangor_MerUng_6.1, whole genome shotgun sequence genome segment TCCGGAAGGGCATCTTGAGGGTCCAGCAGACACTTCTGCCCATCCTTTCACTAACCCACCCACAGTGCTGAAAGTGAGGTGGTGTCATCATGAGAGACCACAGTGGGAGCTAAAGTCTTCACTAGCTCACTTCTCTTTATGGAAGACTTAGCTCGGTCCAGGCTCTGCCTGTGGCCTTCATATTTGGACTCCCACAACTATCTCGCTGTTGAGGGCCTTGGGAAGGGACCCTTCCATTCCCCCACCGACCCCTGACCTGCACCCCAACTGCACTGCAGGCTGAAGATGAAGATACTAAAGCCCCGGATACCAGGGTTTTCCCGTAATTCCTAAATGTACCAGAGGCAGCTTTCGGTTTCCATAGTAACTTCTAAAAGCCCACAGGCTGATCCCTTCCACcgctaccccccccccccccatctcctggAGAAAGGCATTCGGAAAACTCAGGGGAGGAGCCAGCCCAGGTTGCTGCTTAGGGGTCGGCCTCATTTTATGCAACGGGACCTTGAGCGAAAAGGCCCAGCCTGAGCCCTTTGAGGGCAGGTCCAGTTCCCACCCAGACCGAACCCGAACACCCGGAATACGTGTGGAGCAATGGGGGCGAGGGGGAGGGAACCGAATAACAGACAGGCAACTCCAGCTTCCCTCGAGGAGCCGGGAGGATACGCAAGTGAAGTGAAGAGAGCTACATTCCagtggggaggaagggcaggGGCAGGTCCTGAGCCAGAAGACCCTTAGGGGAGACTGAGCAGCCGCCACAGCAGGGAGTCTGCGCAGGAGCAGTAGAGAGCTGCCTGTCACAGCAAGTGGCCAAAGTGTGTGCGTTTCTTTCACTCTTCAGCGACAGTCTCGTCTTGTGTCCTCGGGGTGACTTGAGGATTAACTGAGCAAGGACTTGGCAAACACTTAGCTCAGGGCCTGGCATTCAGTCTGGGCTCAACCGACCATGGCAGGGCTCCTTCACAGCCCAGAGCTCCTGCACCCTTTGAGGACCAGAGGCGTGCCTGAGGCCTGCTGAGGGCTGGAAAGAAAAGGCAAGAAGAGATTCAGGCCTGGGGCGGGGTATCCACGGCCCTGCTCCTGCCCCGGCCACAAAGACGCCCTCTGCCAGCTCTCGTGCTGGAGGGAGGCGGCCTTCAAAAGGGCGCAGTGCCCGCGTCTTCAAGTCTTCCTCTTCTGGGCCGGGCTGGGTCGCCTGGACTAAGGGCGAAAGAGGACGCGCAGGCTACAGGTGTCCCTAGCAGACCCAGCTTCCCGTCCTGGAACTGAGCAGGTGTCCCTAACCCCTGGGCCAGACATTCCGATCCATCCACCCTCGAGTACTCCCTCGGTGCCCGGGCCAATCCTTTGATTCCGAGCTCCGGGACAACGGTCCCTCCCCTTAGGGGGAGGAATGGAGTCGTGGAACCAGAAGGGTGAAGGTAGCGGTCACAAGACCAGCCTGGATAGCTGTCCCCTCAGCCTTCAGCTCTCCCCGCGCCTCCCTAAAGGGGGTTGTAGGTTCCGGGCATGTTGCGGGGCTGTCCGGTGCAAGGCGGAGGCGGGGCCCTGCCAGGGGTCTCCCCGCCCCTTCCAGCACAGCCAAGCAAAGGTGAAACCTGAGCCCAGGTTGGAGGCGGGGCTAGTTCCCAGCTTCGCCAGGGTCCCGGCTACTGGGCGGTCGCTGGAAGAACCGGGCCTTCCTGGAGCCGCCAGAGCAGGTGAGGCCCGCAGCTGTGCACCGGCGGGGCGAGCAGCCGTCGGGCCCCGCGTCCCAGCGCTGACCCTCCTCTGGTCGTTGGTCCTCAGGGCTGGTGATGGAGCCCGCAGCCCGGGGTCGCTCCCCGCCCTGAGTCCCTCTAACAGCCATGCTGCCCCGAGGGCGTCTCCGGGCAATGGGGGCCGTCGCGctactactgctgctgctgctgctgctgctggttggcTTTTTCCTGTCCAGCCGGGACACCGAGTGTGAGCGCCGAGAGCTGGGCAGGCGAGGTGGGGACCCCTGTGACCTCTGCCTGCTCACGCCACGTGTCCTTTCAGACGGACTGCGCGCAGCGGCTACCCTCGATGGAGACCCGTGCGGGAGCCGCAACCTCTCCGCCTCCAGCCTGCAGCCTCTCCTGCCACCCAAGTGCGAGGTGGGTGCGTGTGGCGCTGAAGGCTGCCACCCCCAGGGTTCCAGGCCCCCTGTCCAACCATCTGAGCATCCGTGGCAATCACAGCACCTGACATCTGGCCACCCAGCTGGAACACCTCAGGACCCTTAGAgtgcagcccccctcccccaactcctgtcCTCACTTTCCCCACACCCGCTTTCCCGGCTGTGATGTCAGGTGGGGGCTACACTGTTCTAGAGCAGGCTGGCTAGGACGGCTAGTGGAAGTTCGGGACAGCTGCTGACTTAGGAATCCTTTCCCTAGCTCTTGCATGTGGCCATCGTGTGTGCGGGATACAACTCCAGCCGAGATATCATCACTCTGGTCAAGTCCCTGCTCTTCTACAGGTACAGACAGGCCGCTGGCTGAAGGTCAGGAACCCACCCCTAACAAAGCGTTGGACATCACCGTTCTGAGTTTCTATTCTCATCCATGCTGAGGAGACTGAAGTCTCCTTCTTACCAAGGGGGGACCATCAGAACATCCCCAAGAGCTCTTTGTAGGAGACAGGGCCACCTCCTGTGGGGGAGAATCCTGCACTGTTCTTGCACAGCCACGTCAGGCTAACTTTCTCCACccaaaaggaaaaatccactgcACCTCCACCTGGTAACCGATGCTGTAGCCAGAAACATCCTGGAAACGCTCTTCCGAACGTGGATGGTGCCAGCTGTGGCAGTCAGCTTCTACGATGCGGAAGCGCTCAAGGCAGGAGTCTCTCCCTCTGCACTCCCGCCCAGCTAGGCCCATCCTCTACTTACTCTCCGCAGTGGGTGGCGGGAGAGGAGAGACCCTGCCCCACCAAGCCTCCTGGAGTGCAAATCTTTCCCCCTTTGGGGGGAATGGCTGCCTTCCGCTGTGCCACTTGGCCTGTCCTGCCCCCCTCTTCCCACTCCACAGCCCCTGATCTCCTGGGTCCCCAACAAGCACTACTCAGGCCTGTATGGGCTAATGAAGCTCGTCCTTCCCAGCGTCCTGCCTCTCAGCCTGGCCCGAGTCATTGTCCTGGACACCGATGTCACCTTCTCCTCTGACATTGCGGAGCTCTGGACACTGTTTGCTCAATTTTCTGGTGAGACCCGTGCAACCCTGGCGTGGCCTGCCCACTCCCCAGTTTACCCAAGCCCCCCCCCCACGTGGACTAGCCCTGAGCCCTCATCCCCAGGcagctccctcccaccctcccctccagACAAGCAGGTGGTCGGTCTCGTGGAGAACCAGAGCAACTGGTACCTGGGCAACCTCTGGAAGAACCATAGGCCCTGGCCTGCCTTGGGCAGGGGCTTTAACACAGGTGGGGACAGTAGTGACGGGGACAGGACAGGGTGGGCTGCTGGGCCTCGGTGGTGGGGCGGGCGCACAGAATGCTAAGAAGCCCCAAGAAGAACTCTGCCAGTGCTGTGGAAGGGACACGGGGTGAAGAGAGCTCTCCCACCTTTCGCGTTTGTACCAAATGGCTGTGGCAAACTCCTTGCTTCCTTTGAGACTTTGTTTTCTCATTATATCATGGGAAGAACCCTGCTATTAGCAAATATGACAAGACTCAATACTGGGAGGGCTCTGTGAGCTGTGTGGTACATGGTTCCACCCCTCTGTCCAAGGGAGTTATGGGTGATTATGTCTGAGACATCAGAGAATACAGTCCCGTGTTGACAGTTTGGACATATTCTGAGGGATTTGCCATTAGACAATTTGGTTGCTGTGCAAACACCAGAGGCTGTATTGATACACCCAGATGGAATAGCCTACTCTTGTCCAGCCGTGGTACGGCCTGGAAACAACAGGAGTGTTACAGGGCTGAGTGCCTACTGACAGGCAAGTATTTGTGCAGCTGAAAATGGAAAAAGCATAGGAAAAACACTAGGTAGCAGGCTGCTTGGTTGGTTTGACAAGGACTCGTGTAGCcagaatggctttgaactcactacgcacctgaagatgaccttgaacttctgctccttctgcctccgtctccccagtgctggggttacaggtgaaTGCTCCCTGGTTTAGGCCATGCTGGGGCTCATGTGCGCGACAGACAAGCACTACAACTAGGCCACATACCCTGACTCTAGGTGGTGGCCTTTTATTTCATATAATCATGTTTCGTTTGTAGCCTACGTTTTATATTGCTGGCCAAAGCGCCATTAGGTGACTGTACAATTAAGACCTCGTGCGCCCGACGAGGTAGTagatgcctgcaatcccagcactcagggaggcagaggcaggcagatctccgtgagtttgaggccagcccggtctacaaagcgagtccaggacagccaaggctacacagagaaaaaaaaaaaaaaaagagaccttgTCACCTGTCCTGGTGTTGCTGATTGTTGGTGATAATCCCAGCTtgtgggagcctgaggcagaaaGTTAATATAGATTGCAaggtgaggccagcctaggaacctgtgagaccctgcttcaaaataatatCTCTTTAAAGATTTGTCTTATGTATATGAAagttctgtctgcatatatgcCCGCacactgcatgcatgcctggtaccaaCGGGGGTCAGAGAGGGTGCTGAGCCCTCTCAAACCGGAGCTCGGAGCTCTGAGGGCTGTGCCTCACCACGGGGGTTCTGGGAATCGGACCTGGGTCCTcggcaagagcaacaagtgttctaaACAATGGATCCAGCTTTTCAGCTCCTCAGAATAAAATTTCAAAGGGGGGCTGGGGCTGTAGTTCATCGGTAGAGAGAGCGTCTTGACCGAATGAGGGTTTGGGCTTCCCCCCATACTacaaaacaaacatttcaaaagaTGCGGGAGCCATCCGGGCCGTCCCTGGTGGGCATGGCAACCTCTTCCCCTGTTGGCAGGTGTGATCCTGATGCGTCTGGACCGGCTCCAGCAGATCggctgggaggagatgtggaAGCTGACGGCCAGACGAGAGCTGCTCACTCTGATGGCCACTTCCCTGGCTGACCAGGTCTGGAGGAATCCTTGTGGGAGCAGAAATGGGGGCAGGCTGGGGACTGAGATGCGATGTCTGTCGCTGCCTAGGACATCTTCAATGCTGTCATCAAGGAGCACCCTGAGCTGGTGCGTCCCCTGCCCTGCGTCTGGAACGTGCAGCTGTCAGACCACACACTGGCTGAGCGCTGCTACTTGGAAGCAGCTGACCTCAAAGTGAGTGGAGACCGCAGAGCTAGGgcgggcggggggaggggaggaggatggggagagggaaagggggctGGGGggcaccacatacacacaaacacacacacacagatggacagacagacggCCGGGACTCTTGCTCCCTTGCTGTTCTTACCACCCGCCGATACCTCCTGGGTCCAGGTGATCCACTGGAATTCACCAAAAAAGCTTCGAGTGAAGAATAAGCATGCAGAATTCTTCCGGAACCTGCACTTGACCTTCCTGGGGTATGATGGGAAGCTGCTGCGGAGAGAGCTCTTTGGATGCCCCAACCAGCTCCCTCCTGGGGCTGAGCAGGTGAGAGAGGGTCACGCTGCCTTGTCTTTGGGAAATCTTGCCTCTCCGTGCCCAGGTGGGCCTTGGCCGGAGGGCATGTCACCCTGTTCTTTCTTTGCCTGGACCCCTGCTCAGCTGCAACAGGCCCTGGCACAGCTGGATGAGGAAGAGCCCTGCTTCGAGTTCCGCCAGCAGCAGCTCACTGTGCACCGAGTGCACATCACCTTCCTGGCCCACGAGCCGCCGCCCCCCCGGGCTCACGATGTCACCCTGGTGGCCCAGCTTTCTATGGACCGGTGAGGCTGTGAAGGGCACCCCAGGTGGCATGGCATAGGCTGAGTCTGCAGATGTGAGGGAATGGCTGTATCTGGGAGCCCGCTGGTGTGCTAGTGGGCTTGTTGGTCCCCGGAAGGATGCCGGAAGTTGGAGACAGTGGATATGGTGGGAAAAGCTTTGGGCTTTTCTTGGAGGTTTTTCTGATGCCTAGAACTGCCCTGTGGGACTGTGGGACCATGAGGAAGCTTCAGGATTTCAGGCTTCTAATTTGCCCAGCTGTCGAAAGTGGGGGTAGTTGTGAGGATTGAAAAAGACCAGCTCTGTGCTTGTGCCATACTTGTGTCACACGAGGGGGCTCTGCAGTGGCTGACTTTGGGGAGGATTTCTAGCACAAGTGCCGGAGCAGGGCTGACCTCCCGCATCACCCCAGGCTGCAGATGCTGGAAGCCCTGTGCAGGCACTGGCCGGGCCCCATGAGCCTGGCCTTGTACCTGACAGATGCCGAGGCTCAGCAGTTCCTGCACTTCGTGGAAACTTCACCAGTGCTCTCTGCACGGAAGGATGTGGCCTATCATGTCGTGTACCGGGAGGGTCCCCTCTACCCCATCAACCAGCTTCGAAATGTGGCCTTGGCCCAGGCCCTCAC includes the following:
- the Large2 gene encoding xylosyl- and glucuronyltransferase LARGE2 isoform X3; its protein translation is MLPRGRLRAMGAVALLLLLLLLLLVGFFLSSRDTEYGLRAAATLDGDPCGSRNLSASSLQPLLPPKCELLHVAIVCAGYNSSRDIITLVKSLLFYRKNPLHLHLVTDAVARNILETLFRTWMVPAVAVSFYDAEALKPLISWVPNKHYSGLYGLMKLVLPSVLPLSLARVIVLDTDVTFSSDIAELWTLFAQFSGVILMRLDRLQQIGWEEMWKLTARRELLTLMATSLADQDIFNAVIKEHPELVRPLPCVWNVQLSDHTLAERCYLEAADLKVIHWNSPKKLRVKNKHAEFFRNLHLTFLGYDGKLLRRELFGCPNQLPPGAEQLQQALAQLDEEEPCFEFRQQQLTVHRVHITFLAHEPPPPRAHDVTLVAQLSMDRLQMLEALCRHWPGPMSLALYLTDAEAQQFLHFVETSPVLSARKDVAYHVVYREGPLYPINQLRNVALAQALTPYVFLSDIDFLPAYSLYDSLRASIEQLGSRRKAALVVPAFETLQYRFSFPNSKAELLTLLDAGSLHTFRYHEWPQGHMPTDYPRWREAQAPYRVQWSADYEPYVVVPRDCPRYDPRFVGFGWNKVAHIIELDAQDYELLVLPEAFSIHLPHAPSLDISRFRSSPTYRDCLQALKEEFHQDLSRRYGSAALKYLTALQQSQSRA
- the Large2 gene encoding xylosyl- and glucuronyltransferase LARGE2 isoform X2 yields the protein MLPRGRLRAMGAVALLLLLLLLLLVGFFLSSRDTEYGLRAAATLDGDPCGSRNLSASSLQPLLPPKCELLHVAIVCAGYNSSRDIITLVKSLLFYRKNPLHLHLVTDAVARNILETLFRTWMVPAVAVSFYDAEALKPLISWVPNKHYSGLYGLMKLVLPSVLPLSLARVIVLDTDVTFSSDIAELWTLFAQFSDKQVVGLVENQSNWYLGNLWKNHRPWPALGRGFNTGVILMRLDRLQQIGWEEMWKLTARRELLTLMATSLADQDIFNAVIKEHPELVRPLPCVWNVQLSDHTLAERCYLEAADLKVIHWNSPKKLRVKNKHAEFFRNLHLTFLGYDGKLLRRELFGCPNQLPPGAEQLQQALAQLDEEEPCFEFRQQQLTVHRVHITFLAHEPPPPRAHDVTLVAQLSMDRLQMLEALCRHWPGPMSLALYLTDAEAQQFLHFVETSPVLSARKDVAYHVVYREGPLYPINQLRNVALAQALTPYVFLSDIDFLPAYSLYDSLRASIEQLGSRRKAALVVPAFETLQYRFSFPNSKAELLTLLDAGSLHTFRYHEWPQGHMPTDYPRWREAQAPYRVQWSADYEPYVVVPRDCPRYDPRFVGFGWNKVAHIIELDAQDYELLVLPEAFSIHLPHAPSLDISRFRSSPTYRDCLQALKEEFHQDLSRRYGSAALKYLTALQQSQSRA
- the Large2 gene encoding xylosyl- and glucuronyltransferase LARGE2 isoform X4 produces the protein METRAGAATSPPPACSLSCHPSARKNPLHLHLVTDAVARNILETLFRTWMVPAVAVSFYDAEALKPLISWVPNKHYSGLYGLMKLVLPSVLPLSLARVIVLDTDVTFSSDIAELWTLFAQFSDKQVVGLVENQSNWYLGNLWKNHRPWPALGRGFNTGVILMRLDRLQQIGWEEMWKLTARRELLTLMATSLADQDIFNAVIKEHPELVRPLPCVWNVQLSDHTLAERCYLEAADLKVIHWNSPKKLRVKNKHAEFFRNLHLTFLGYDGKLLRRELFGCPNQLPPGAEQLQQALAQLDEEEPCFEFRQQQLTVHRVHITFLAHEPPPPRAHDVTLVAQLSMDRLQMLEALCRHWPGPMSLALYLTDAEAQQFLHFVETSPVLSARKDVAYHVVYREGPLYPINQLRNVALAQALTPYVFLSDIDFLPAYSLYDSLRASIEQLGSRRKAALVVPAFETLQYRFSFPNSKAELLTLLDAGSLHTFRYHEWPQGHMPTDYPRWREAQAPYRVQWSADYEPYVVVPRDCPRYDPRFVGFGWNKVAHIIELDAQDYELLVLPEAFSIHLPHAPSLDISRFRSSPTYRDCLQALKEEFHQDLSRRYGSAALKYLTALQQSQSRA
- the Large2 gene encoding xylosyl- and glucuronyltransferase LARGE2 isoform X1 gives rise to the protein MLPRGRLRAMGAVALLLLLLLLLLVGFFLSSRDTECERRELGRRGGDPCDLCLLTPRVLSDGLRAAATLDGDPCGSRNLSASSLQPLLPPKCELLHVAIVCAGYNSSRDIITLVKSLLFYRKNPLHLHLVTDAVARNILETLFRTWMVPAVAVSFYDAEALKPLISWVPNKHYSGLYGLMKLVLPSVLPLSLARVIVLDTDVTFSSDIAELWTLFAQFSDKQVVGLVENQSNWYLGNLWKNHRPWPALGRGFNTGVILMRLDRLQQIGWEEMWKLTARRELLTLMATSLADQDIFNAVIKEHPELVRPLPCVWNVQLSDHTLAERCYLEAADLKVIHWNSPKKLRVKNKHAEFFRNLHLTFLGYDGKLLRRELFGCPNQLPPGAEQLQQALAQLDEEEPCFEFRQQQLTVHRVHITFLAHEPPPPRAHDVTLVAQLSMDRLQMLEALCRHWPGPMSLALYLTDAEAQQFLHFVETSPVLSARKDVAYHVVYREGPLYPINQLRNVALAQALTPYVFLSDIDFLPAYSLYDSLRASIEQLGSRRKAALVVPAFETLQYRFSFPNSKAELLTLLDAGSLHTFRYHEWPQGHMPTDYPRWREAQAPYRVQWSADYEPYVVVPRDCPRYDPRFVGFGWNKVAHIIELDAQDYELLVLPEAFSIHLPHAPSLDISRFRSSPTYRDCLQALKEEFHQDLSRRYGSAALKYLTALQQSQSRA